The candidate division WOR-3 bacterium DNA window TCGCAGACCGTTTAAACTCATCTATGCTGAAAGTTATGCCAATAAATCCGAAGCAATCTCAAGAGAAAAATATCTCAAATCTCTTGAGGGCAGAATATGGCTGAAGAAACAAATTTCTATGGTGAGTGTAGCTCAATTTGGTTAGAGCACCTGACTGTGGCTCAGGATGTTGCCCGTTTCGGGTCACTCACCTTTAACTTGATAGCAAAATAATGATTATAAAAATTAATTTCTATGGTAAATGTAATCTAAATTACTTAGAACATTTGAATACATCTATGGATGTTACCGATTCTGCTTACTCACTATTGCGCCCGTAGCTCAATCGGATAGAGCGCCGGGCTTCGAACCCGTAGGCTGCGCGTTCGAGTCGCGCCGGGCGCGCTAACTTTATAATGCAATTGGTAATATACTCATTATGACTTACACCCCGCTAGCTCAACTTGGCAGAGCAACGGATTCTTAATCCGTGGGTTGAAGGTTCAACTCCTTCGCGGGGTACATTAAAAATATTAAATATTAAAAATCAAAAATTAAATACTACTTGTATTTATTAGTCAGGAGTTTTTATGGAAGAACTAAAATCTAATTTAGAGAAAAACAATTTATTACAATCTCAACTAACCCGTATTCAATCTCTCATTGATATAATTTATCTTGTCAATGTTACCTGGTTATATGTCTTCTCTCTTATCTATCCATTATTTGGTATTATATTTGGGGTAATAATATCTCAGGGAAGTATCTCTCAATATGGCCAAAAAATCGGTCGGACTTGTTTGATTTTAGGGGTCGTCAATCTTGTACTGCTTATAATTTCTGTAGTTATCTTTATTGCTTTAGGCGGAGTCTTATCTAAATTAATTCCATATAGCATATGAGTATCTTCCTAACATTTCTTCTCTTTTTGAACACGCCATTTTATCGGGCTCCAATTAAAGAAGCCTTTCCAAAAGTTGATAATAATTTAATCTGGGTCTATTTCACTGATAAAGGGTTTAGGTCGGTGTCAGAATACGAAAACATATTACAAAATTACTCTCCCCCATTAAGTGTTGATGCGTTGGAACGAAGGTTAAATTTTATGGGACAATCTTTAGATTTTGATGATTTGCCGGTATATCAAAAATATATTGATGAAATTATTGGTCTCGGTGCAGAGTTACGCGGTATTTCTAATTGGCTCAATGCTGCCAGTTTTCGCATATCTTCTCTGCAAATATTAGAAAAAATATTTAATTTGCCTTTTGTCTATAATATAACTCCACTTAGAACTAATTCTGTAGAAATATTAGACCGCATTTCAATTTCCCAGACAGATAAGAATGCAAAAAAACGAAAAGAAGACACTACCTCTTATCGTGTTTTCTATGGTCTTGCCTATGACCAGAATGCAATGTTGGGTGTGCCACCAGTGTTTCATCGTGGCTATAGCGGTTCTCGGGTAAAACTGGCAATCTTTGACACCGGCTTAAAAAGAAAACACAATGCAGTAAGGAATCTAAAAATCTATAAAGAACACGACTTTCTGGCACCTGATGACTTCTATAAACAAGATATTTCGGGTAGCATTTCTAAAATCGATAATTTAAGCAATATTAGTTTAATAAAATCACCGCAACTTATAAAAACTAACCAAAACCGATTATTACTTATCTATTCTGCAGACTCTTTTAGATATTCTACGCAACACCGCGGAGTCTTTTATAGTTACAGTAATAACCAAGGTCAAACCTGGTCTAATGCTAAAAACATCTACTTTACACCAACGCATAATATCTCAATTCAAACAATTTCTTATGCTTTGAATGGGTCTAAAACTTTTTTAGCCTGGCAGGACTTACTTCCTCAAGCACCTACTTTACCTATACCCAGAATTTATTTCGGATATTTTGTTGATACAACTTGGAACTCCTTAAGTGCTCCAATCCTAACAGGTAAAAATCCCAACATATTTGCAAAAAATAATTATTTATATCTTGTCTACACTAATCCTGATTCGATATTACTATTTGATAAATCTTATACCTCTAATCTTCAGTTCACAAACCCAATTGCCGTCAATATTTTCAATGAACCAATAATAAATCCTTTAATTATCGTGGACTCAGTTGTTAATATTTTTGCGATTGGTGTAAAATCCCATAGAATTTATCAATTTCAATCTTTCGATAACGGTTTCACTTTTCAAC harbors:
- a CDS encoding GIY-YIG nuclease family protein translates to MYYVYVLKSMKDNKLYTGYTENLMKRIERHNLGRVKSTKHRRPFKLIYAESYANKSEAISREKYLKSLEGRIWLKKQISMVSVAQFG